One part of the Panthera leo isolate Ple1 chromosome D4, P.leo_Ple1_pat1.1, whole genome shotgun sequence genome encodes these proteins:
- the TRIM32 gene encoding E3 ubiquitin-protein ligase TRIM32 translates to MPSCSVLGCVSRPLRGSAMAAAAAASHLNLDALREVLECPICMESFTEEQLRPKLLHCGHTICRQCLEKLLASSINGVRCPFCSKITRITSLTQLTDNLTVLKIIDTAGLSEAVGLLMCRSCGRRLPRQFCRSCGLVLCEPCREADHQPPGHCTLPVKEAAEERRHDFGEKLARLRELMGELQRRKVALEGVSKDLQARYKAVLQEYGHEERRVQEELARSRKFFTGSLAEVEKSNSQVVEEQSYLLNIAEVQAVSRCDYFLAKIKQADVALLEETADEEEPELTASLPRELTLQDVELLKVGHVGPLQIGQAVKKPRTVNMEDSWAMEAAASAASTSVTFREMDVSPEEVVASPRASPAKQRGSEPAANIQQCLFLKKMGAKGSTPGMFNLPVSLYVTGQGEVLVADRGNYRIQVFTRKGFLKEIRRSPSGIDSFVLSFLGADLPNLTPLSVAMNCQGLIGVTDSYDNSLKVYTLDGHCVACHRSQLSKPWGITALPSGQFVVTDVEGGKLWCFTVDRGAGVVKYSCLCSAVRPKFVTCDAEGTVYFTQGLGLNLENRQNEHHLEGGFSIGSVGPDGQLGRQISHFFSENEDFRCIAGMCVDARGDLIVADSSRKEILHFPKGGGYSVLIREGLTCPVGIALTPKGQLLVLDCWDHCIKIYSYHLRRYSTP, encoded by the coding sequence ATGCCAAGCTGTTCGGTCCTGGGCTGTGTTAGCAGGCCCCTCAGAGGAAGTGCGATGGCCGCAGCAGCGGCTGCGTCTCACCTGAACCTGGATGCCCTCCGGGAAGTGCTGGAATGCCCCATCTGCATGGAGTCCTTCACAGAGGAGCAGCTGCGGCCCAAGCTCCTGCACTGTGGCCACACCATCTGCCGCCAGTGCCTGGAGAAGCTCCTGGCCAGTAGCATCAACGGTGTGCGCTGCCCCTTCTGCAGCAAGATTACCCGCATCACCAGCCTCACCCAGCTGACGGACAACCTGACCGTGCTGAAGATCATTGACACGGCGGGGCTCAGTGAGGCCGTGGGGCTGCTCATGTGCCGGTCCTGTGGGCGGCGGCTGCCCCGGCAGTTCTGCAGGAGCTGCGGCCTGGTGTTGTGTGAGCCCTGCCGGGAGGCTGACCACCAGCCCCCTGGCCACTGTACGCTCCCCGTCAAAGAGGCGGCCGAGGAGCGGCGCCACGACTTCGGAGAGAAGCTGGCCCGTCTGCGGGAGCTCATGGGGGAGCTGCAGCGGCGGAAGGTAGCCTTGGAAGGGGTCTCCAAGGACCTCCAGGCCAGGTATAAAGCAGTGCTCCAGGAGTACGGGCACGAGGAGCGCAGGGTCCAGGAAGAGCTGGCCCGCTCTCGGAAGTTCTTCACGGGCTCTCTCGCCGAGGTGGAGAAGTCCAACAGTCaggtggtggaggagcagagtTACCTGCTTAACATTGCCGAGGTGCAGGCCGTGTCTCGCTGTGACTACTTCCTGGCCAAGATCAAGCAGGCGGATGTCGCGCTCCTGGAGGAGACCGCGGACGAGGAGGAGCCGGAGCTCACGGCCAGCCTGCCCCGTGAGCTTACCCTACAGGACGTGGAGCTGCTTAAGGTGGGCCACGTCGGCCCCCTCCAAATCGGGCAGGCTGTTAAGAAGCCCCGGACCGTCAACATGGAAGACTCCTGGGCCATGGAGGCGGCAGCCTCTGCCGCCTCCACCTCTGTTACGTTCAGAGAGATGGACGTGAGCCCCGAGGAAGTGGTTGCCAGCCCGAGGGCCTCGCCTGCGAAGCAGCGGGGCTCCGAGCCAGCCGCCAACATCCAGCAGTGCCTCTTCCTCAAGAAGATGGGGGCCAAAGGCAGCACGCCAGGCATGTTCAACCTCCCGGTGAGTCTCTACGTGACCGGTCAGGGCGAGGTGCTGGTTGCCGACCGAGGCAACTACCGAATCCAAGTGTTCACTCGCAAAGGCTTTTTGAAGGAGATCCGCCGCAGCCCCAGTGGCATTGACAGCTTTGTGCTGAGCTTCCTTGGGGCTGATCTGCCCAACCTCACACCTCTCTCAGTGGCCATGAACTGCCAGGGGCTGATTGGTGTGACTGACAGCTATGACAACTCCCTCAAGGTATACACCTTGGATGGCCACTGCGTGGCCTGTCACCGGAGCCAGCTGAGCAAACCCTGGGGCATCACAGCCCTTCCATCTGGCCAGTTCGTGGTAACTGATGTGGAAGGTGGAAAGCTCTGGTGCTTCACTGTTGaccggggggcaggggtggtcaAATACAGCTGCCTCTGTAGTGCCGTGCGGCCCAAGTTTGTCACCTGCGACGCCGAGGGCACCGTCTACTTCACGCAGGGCTTGGGCCTCAATCTGGAGAATCGGCAGAACGAGCACCACCTGGAGGGCGGCTTCTCCATTGGCTCTGTGGGCCCCGATGGGCAGCTGGGTCGCCAGATTAGCCACTTTTTCTCAGAGAATGAGGATTTCCGCTGCATTGCCGGCATGTGTGTGGATGCTCGTGGCGATCTCATTGTGGCCGATAGCAGTCGAAAGGAAATTCTCCACTTTCCCAAGGGCGGGGGCTACAGTGTGCTCATTCGAGAGGGGCTCACGTGTCCAGTGGGCATCGCCCTCACTCCTAAAGGGCAGCTGTTGGTCTTGGACTGTTGGGATCACTGCATCAAGATCTATAGCTACCATCTGAGAAGATACTCCACCCCTTAG